CCGGGTGGAAAATGTTCTTTGAATTCATTGAAATGTCAGACTGGGGCACAGCAGCTGCCTTACAGGCTGAACTAAGGGCAGAAACAAGCACAAACGCCCACACAATACTccattattcttattattatattattattattattataaaagcaattctgaaaaatatatacatataaaatatgattagacaaaaactaataaaatataaattatgaaACAAAAACGAGATTATAAAAACCTAATATCTATGTAGGCTTTTTTTCAATCTCGCTCTTGCTCTCCCTCCCTCtacctctgctgtgtgtgtgtgtgtgtgtgtgtgtgtgtgtgtgtgtgtgtgtgtgtgtgtgtgtgtgtgttgtgtgtgtgtgtgtgtgtgtgtgtgtatgtgtgttttgagagagagtctctctctatctctctatctctccctcaCTTACACCAGTCTGAGGCTACAGAGACATCAAGGTGCCCTGTTGGAAATATGCCTCGTGGATTTGTGGGATTCAGGTTATATTTTGTGATTTTAGCAGGAAAGCTTTTCCTGTACTCCAGCACAGAGGAGCAGCCAGCTGATCGTCTCCTCCAACCAGCCCAGCAGGAGTCCTCTGTGCTGAAACCCACAGTGCTGATCACCATCCTTGCACGCAACGCACAACACAGCCTCCCTTACTTCTTAGGATGCATAGACCGATTGGACTATCCAAAGGACCGCATTGCCATCTggtaaaattacatttatttatttatttcatttatttattgaattgatcatttgattaaaaaaatgtttcatattTCTGGAAAAAGTAGGAATACTTGCACTTAAGTTTTggtttcaaaaaatattttctttctgtaAGAATCACAGAATTACTGATGAAGAAGTGCTGGTTTGATTCAGAAAGCTAACAATAAGCCAAAGTGTTAACAGCAAGGATTTAGCAATGAAAACATTAGCATACATTTTTTGGTCAGTTCTGTGTAAATGTGGAATTCTGCGATACTATTCACCAGTAAACAAGAAAGCACCGAGAAGTGGAAACAAAGTGGTTTAGCAATGCTCTTTATGATCCCAGGGCGGCCGCGGACCACAGTGTGGACAACAGCACAGCCATGCTTCAGCAGTGGCTCAGAGGAGTTCAACACCTGTACCACTCGGTGGAGTGGAGGCCTGTGGAGCAACCCAGGTGAATCACTTGAGGCCAAACTTCATTTATTATTCACCATCCTGACACTATTTAATCATAGATTTAACAGAGGCGTAGTAAACCTGATATTATTTGATCCTAAAATGTTCATATCAATATTCTGTCCCTCTTTCTTTTCAGCTCCTATGCAGATGAGCAGTGTCCCAAACATTGGCCCGACTCTCGGTTCACCCATGTGATGAAGCTAAAGCAGGCAGCACTGAGAGCTGCCAGACGACTGTGGACTGACTACATACTGGTGGGACAGTAAAAGACCATAAGGCACAAAGAATTAAATACCCTGTTGTTCAGATGAATTATCCATTAATACAGTGTCTTATGTATCACATTCACTCTGTCATCTATTGATTGATGATATTGATTGTTTCCTCTTTGTCCCTCAGTTTGTGGACAGTGACAACTTGCTGACAAACCGCCAGGTGCTATCTGACATGATAGCAGAGAATCGGACGATTGTGGCACCCATGTTGGACTCAAAAGGCCTTTATTCCAACTTCTGGTGTGGCATGACTCCTCAGGTAGGACTTTtttggagaccaaaacagaaaatgcatATTTATTGTGCAAAACATGAACTAAAAACTGCAGGAAAGTGATTGTTCTGGGTCTTCTAATACACACAGGGCTACTACAGGCGAACCCCAGAGTATATTCCCATCCGTAAATGGAAGCGGCAGGGCTGCTTCGCAACCCCCATGGTGCACTCCACCTACCTGCTGGACCTGAGGCGCAGAGCTAGCCAAGCATTGGCCTTCCACCCTCCTCACCCCCACTACCCCTACCACTTAGATGACATCATGGTCTTCGCTTTCTCCTCACGGCAAGCAGGTTGGACCTTTGGCAGATTGTGTCCTAATTTAAGTTGCACCTCTGCAATTACTTTCCTGTGTGATTTTGATTATAATCATTTAGTTGGCAGTCGTTAGCAAGCAGTGGGTTTTTTATGTGACATATTTTTCTTATCTGGTAGGAAGACTTAGCTGACACCAGCTGTGCATGCAACAAGTACACAAGGGTTACTAAACTAGATATAAATAATTGGGAATGGGAATTATATCACTGAAAGAGTGGTCTTATTTTTATGTCAAAGTACAAATGAACTTTATTTTCCCTGATAACATATCCCTTTCTCACTACTCTCCTTAATAATATAGCATAACAACTTTATAACATGTGGCCATACAAGGGATTTGTTACTacctccttttcttttctctaggGATTCAGATGTATGTTTGCAACAAGGACCATTACGGATATTTACCAGTGCCCCTTAGACAAGACCAGACactggaagaagaagaggagagttTTGCCCACACACTGACAGAGGCACTCAGTAAGCACCAACTCTAATTGTCTATACAATAAGGTTCACTCTATTCATTTTCTGAATGACTACAGACTCTGTATCTTCAGTCTTTGCTCACTATTTCCCAGCTTCTGTGTGATCATATACAGCTCTTTTTGCTCTCACAGTCCTGACACATGTCTCACTCCTCTGTTAAAGCCCACTGCCTCTCATTTCCTGTTCTCCCCCTCTTATTTGACCGTTTCACAGCAGTTAGATGTTGAACAGATCCAACAAATTCCCTTGGAACCAAAAGGCTGTGCAAGAAAAGCCAAATTTACTATACTTTGTGTGAAATGTGAATGTGTAACTTTACTTTCCAGTTGCCCACACCATGGAGCCTTCACGGTACCTGCACATTGTTCCTAAAGAACCAGGAAAGATGGGATTTGATGAGGTACAGAACCATTTATAATagttaaagaaatattttactgTTATGGAGTGCTGTTTGCGTGAACGGTCATTTTATTCTCCTCCCCTTCTAGATATTTCTGATCAATCTGAAGCGCCGCTCAGATCGGCGGGACACGATGTTGAGTTCTTTGGCTGTCCTTGGCATCAACGCTACACTGACAGAAGCCGTGGACGGCAAGTACGACATCATTGTAAAGTGGTGGAAGACGCATTCAGATACTTTGCTTAAGTAGAAATAGTATTACCACAATACTCCATGTCATGGAAGTTTCTTGTACAGCGAGAGAGGAATTTGTTAGAAGTGAGACAGACTGCAAAACTGAATCAAGGTTTGGTCTTCGGTGaagttttaattgtgttctgCAGAGTACAATCAAATGACAAGAACGGTTTTCACACATCAGCTACAGAGTGACAACCGTCTCGCAAAATACAACTACAGTTTCCTGCCTCATAACCTGTTCCCCCAGAGAAAAGAAtaccttgtttggaaaacagtcTAATCTTAGTATGAGAATTAATCTTCCCAGGCAGACAAGTTGGAGCTGTTACATCTTTTTGAATCTGCCCTTTGTGTGTCAAAGTTCTCTACCGGTCGTTCTGTCTTAGCTGGAAAAGACCAACTTGTGTCTTtagacctgctatgataaacataGCTCTGGACAATTGTTTTCTGTTAGACTTTGCGGCACTTGTCCTTGGaggaaaaatgcaaagacaaacagttgtcttctccttcagggaggacacacaaagagagattcAAAAGTCATTCAAAAGTCACACACCCTGAAAGAATAATTCCATGAATGATCAACAATGCATGCATATTATTGAAGGACATATGAAATCattgcttaaatgtaattttcccattacatccGTTACAAGCAAACGTCCAGCCGTCCAGTTTTTACCTACATAAAAAGTATAAACGTTCATTATAAAAACATTATCAAACGTTAAAGAAGTGATATTATTTTGAAGTTATTTATATCATATTAGGggttaatattaatatgtagTAGCCTAAAATGGATCTAGTAGACAAAATTGTACAGTAATATAATAAATGGGCTAAATAGTTTTCTACTACTCTCAGTATGCTCTTTACATTATAAAATACCCGCTATTGTCAATTGAAATGTACAGATTTATTAGTAgcctgacacacagacagaatatTCAAGTTTAACTTGATGCTGCAGTTTAAGACttttaattgatgtttttaGCATTACGGCTGTAGAACTTGACAGTGGAAATGAGGCTGTGCCAGAATTGGTTTTAAATGTCTTATAGCTGAGGAAAGATGTTTCCTTGTGTTGTTCACAGAGCCTTAAACTCCTCTCAGCTGCAAGCCATGGATATAGACATGCTTCCCGGGTACAGAGACCCATATTCAGAGCGCGTGCTGACTAGAGGGGAGATTGGCTGCTTCCTCAGCCACCACAAAATCTGGAAACAGGTATGGCTTTGC
The sequence above is drawn from the Etheostoma spectabile isolate EspeVRDwgs_2016 chromosome 12, UIUC_Espe_1.0, whole genome shotgun sequence genome and encodes:
- the colgalt2a gene encoding procollagen galactosyltransferase 2 is translated as MPRGFVGFRLYFVILAGKLFLYSSTEEQPADRLLQPAQQESSVLKPTVLITILARNAQHSLPYFLGCIDRLDYPKDRIAIWAAADHSVDNSTAMLQQWLRGVQHLYHSVEWRPVEQPSSYADEQCPKHWPDSRFTHVMKLKQAALRAARRLWTDYILFVDSDNLLTNRQVLSDMIAENRTIVAPMLDSKGLYSNFWCGMTPQGYYRRTPEYIPIRKWKRQGCFATPMVHSTYLLDLRRRASQALAFHPPHPHYPYHLDDIMVFAFSSRQAGIQMYVCNKDHYGYLPVPLRQDQTLEEEEESFAHTLTEALIAHTMEPSRYLHIVPKEPGKMGFDEIFLINLKRRSDRRDTMLSSLAVLGINATLTEAVDGKALNSSQLQAMDIDMLPGYRDPYSERVLTRGEIGCFLSHHKIWKQVVQQELQQVLVLEDDVRFEPRFCSRLVTIMENVQRVRLEWDLIYVGRKRLQVKEPERWVKGVSNLVHPGYSYWTLGYVLSLNGAQKLLQAKPLNKMLPVDEFLPIMFNKHPKDEYMQYYKQRDLRAFSVEPLLLFPTHYTGEPGYFSDTETSTIWDDEAMETDWDRDTAKHPRDRETEEVGLRPVAPHSARGGVPRLSAGNRDEL